A window of Ruminiclostridium herbifermentans genomic DNA:
ACAGAGGATAAAAAAATCAATAACTAGTCAAATAAAAATTGCATATAGAAGTATGTAAATGCATTGAAAGGGACGGCTTTAAATATTCACATATTTGGGCTGTCTTGTTTTTAATTTATAGTTACATTTATTGGTAATTAAAATGGTAAGATTAATTAAATGTATTGACAATGGATATTTGGTGTATTATACTATAAAAAACAATGAAATCCATACAATTCATATATGAATTATATGATACATAACTTAATTGAAAACTCGATATAATTATTTATATATACTGATATAACAAATATTTGTTTTAAATGAGCCAAATACCGTCGTTAATATGGTGTTGAGAACTTATGGAGGTCATTATGGAAAATTCCAAGCCAATAATTGAAATAAAAGGCTTAACAAAAATATTTTATACTAAAGACAAACAAGTAGAGGCTCTACGGAATATTGAACTCTCAATTGATAAAGGCGATATTTTTGGAATTATTGGAATGAGCGGAGCCGGAAAAAGTACTTTAGTACGCTGTATTAATTATATTGAAAAGCCTACAAGTGGTAGCATAATTGTTGATGGAAAAGATTTATCAAAACTAAATGAGAAAGAACTTCGAAAAGTCAGACAATCAATGGGAATGATTTTTCAGCAGTTTAATTTACTCATGCAGAGAACAGCGGAAGAAAATATAACTTTTCCACTTGAAATAGCTGGTGTTAAGAAAAAAGATGCCAAGAAGCGTGCAAAGGAATTACTTGAAATTGTAGGTCTTGCAGATAAGGCAGGTTCTTATCCCTCTCAATTATCTGGCGGGCAAAAGCAACGAATAGCAATAGCTAGGGCATTAGCTACTAATCCAAAGGTTTTATTATGTGATGAGGCCACTTCAGCACTAGATCCGACAACTACAAGATCTATATTAGAGTTGCTTAAGGATATTAATAGAAGGCTTGGAATTACAATTGTGATAATTACCCATGAAATGAGTGTTATTGAACAAATATGCTCACATGTTGCAATTATTGACGATAGTGTCATAGCTGAACAGGGAAGAGTTTCAGAGGTTTTTGCCCATCCTAAAACATTATCTGCTCAAAGACTGGTGTATCCAGAAGGAAAGAAGAATGAACACTTTTTGGGAAAGCGATGTTGCAGAATTGTTTTTGAAGGAAGTTCTTCATTTGATCCAGTAATATCTAGAATGATTTTAGAATGTAAAGCACAAGTAAATATTCTTTTTGCCGATATGAAGGATATTGATGGGAAGGCATTTGGGCAGCTAGTTCTCCAATTACCACAAGATGACGTTGCATCAGAGCAAATAATACGATATCTAAAATCTCAGAATTTATCTGTAGAGGAGGTAATTGAATATGTGGGATAGCGGGACAATAACTATGATTTTAATGGGTTTACTTGAAACAATTTATATGACTTTTGTTTCAACGTTTTTTGCATATATAATAGGCCTCCCATTAGGAGTATTGCTGGTTACAAGCCAAAGTAACGGAATTTCTCCATTACCTAAGCTTAATAAGGTTTTAAATTTTATTGTAAATATAGTTCGTTCAGTACCGTTTCTAATATTATTAGTTGCAGTAATACCATTTACCAGATTTATTATAGGAACATCGATAGGGTCTACAGCAACAGTGGTTCCATTGGTTATTGCTTCTGCACCATTTATTGCTAGGCTAGTTGAGTCTTCTATTCAGGAGGTTGAAAAGGGAGTTATAGAGGCAGCTGTTTCAATGGGTTGCAGTCCTTTTCAGATAATTACAAAGGTAATGATACCAGAAGCAGTTCCATCGTTAATAATGGGAGCAGCTATTGCTACTACTACAATATTGAGTTATAGTGCAATGGCTGGTTTTGTAGGTGGCGGTGGACTAGGAGATATTGCTATACGCTATGGATATCACAGATATGAATATGGCATTATGATCGTAACGGTAGCAATACTTGTAATAATTGTTCAAGTATCGCAGGATATTGGTACTAAAATTGCTAAGAAGAAGGATAAAAGAAAGTAAAGTTAAAAAATTTTTAATATAAATAACCAAAATAAAACAATAAAGGGGGACATAAAAATGAGTAAAAAAGTATTAGTATTATCACTTGCTTTAATATTTGCAGTGTCAGGAGTTTTGGCAGGCTGCGGAGCAAAATCCGAAAAAGATAACAAACTAGTAATAGGGGCAACAGCGTCACCACATGCTGAGATATTAAGAGAAGTTCAAAATGATCTTAAAGATAAGGGAATTGAACTGGATATTAAGGAGTTTTCAGATTATGCTCAACTTAACCCAGCTTTAGTAGATAAGAGTTTAGATGCAAACTTCTTTCAACATCAGCCTTATTTAGATAATTACAATACTGAAAATAAAACAGATCTTGTAGCAGCAGCACAAGTACACTATGAGCCGCTTGGAGTATATCCAGGTAAAACAAAAGCGTTAGATGCTTTAGCTGATGGCGCAACTATTGCAGTACCAAATGATACAACAAATGAAGCTAGAGCACTTTTATTGCTTGAATCAATTGGACTAATAAAAGTTAATTCAAATGCAGGCTTAAATGCAACTGTTAAAGACATTACTGAGAATCCTAAAAATATTAAAATCAAGGAATTAGCGGCAGAACAGCTTGCAAGAGCTTTGGCAGATGTTGATTTGGCTGTAATCAATGGAAATTATGCGTTGCAAGCAGGATATAATGCAGCTAAGGATGCATTGGCAAAGGAAGAAGCTGAATCGGTTGCAGCACAGACTTATGCAAATATCATAGCTGTACGCAAGGGTGATGAAAATAAAGAGGAAATTAAAGCATTAGTTGAGGCATTAAAGAGTGAAAAAGTTAAGAAATTTATTGAAGAGAAATATAGTGGTTCTGTTGTTCCATTGTTCTAAAAGCTGAAATTACTTCAACAGCAATCTATAGTGGGTTTTTTACGGGAGCATTATTTTAAGCAGTTAGCTATTATTATTTCTTGATTTGAGACACTCCCTTTAGTAACAAAAATAGTAATAAAAAATTAGTATGTGTGCAAAGTTAACGGCAGGCTAGAACTCAAATGTACTAGCCTGCTAATAATTTTATCTTTCTTTTAAATATAGCATGTTTCTTTGGTCATAGACAAAACCATTACTTAAAAGAGTATTACAAGAAGCTTTGTTTTCATCTTCTGGTTTTACGATTATTCTTTTAGCATTGCTTATATAGAATATTTTTTGAGTAAGTAAATAAACTATTGATTTTCCAAAGCCCTTACCTAGATATTCTTCTTCTCCAATTAAGTAATCAATGCTGTAGGTGCCATCAAGCGGAATATCTCCATACCAATCTTCGCCCGCATCTAAACAGGTGTAGTATTGGCAAAAACCGATAGGTTTATCATTTAGAGTCACTATGTAATGACTTACAAAACTAAATTCATTAAAGCGTTCTTTCACTTCGTAAAGCCAAGCTTCAGGTTCCTCATACCATTTGATTATATAATCTTTATTTAGCCATTTTTCTAATATAGGAATATCTTTATCTTCAATTCTGCTCAATTTTAAATTATTCATTGGTTACTCCAGATTAAATTTAAGCTGTTTTTGATTTTATTTCTTCTGATTTTATTTCTTCATTTGCTTTTATTGCTTCAATTTGTTCAAAGCGCTTATTTCTATAATATAAACCCATATCAATTGAAACCATAATAAGGTTTAGAATGTATAAGCCCAATACAATATCCCTGCTATAAAGTATCTTATGTGTAATTCCTGCCAAATAACCAAATATAACTACATATGAAAAAACTACACTTTTTCCTGCTGTTCTTCTTGATGTATAAGACTTATATAGCTGTATTGGCCACGCAGCTCCAAAGCAAATAAGCATTAGTGCTTCAAATATGCTCATAAAATTCATCTCCTAATATATTATAATTTATTTTTTCTATTACAGCCAATCACTGACAAGAAGGACTGCTGAAAAACAATATTTTATGTATAGCGATGTCTCGCTATATAAAATAGTAAACGGTAATATATATCTAATAACAAAGTTTATTAGAAAATAATGCTAGAAATAATCAGCGAATAACACATATTGTAAGCCGATACATCAA
This region includes:
- a CDS encoding MetQ/NlpA family ABC transporter substrate-binding protein, which produces MSKKVLVLSLALIFAVSGVLAGCGAKSEKDNKLVIGATASPHAEILREVQNDLKDKGIELDIKEFSDYAQLNPALVDKSLDANFFQHQPYLDNYNTENKTDLVAAAQVHYEPLGVYPGKTKALDALADGATIAVPNDTTNEARALLLLESIGLIKVNSNAGLNATVKDITENPKNIKIKELAAEQLARALADVDLAVINGNYALQAGYNAAKDALAKEEAESVAAQTYANIIAVRKGDENKEEIKALVEALKSEKVKKFIEEKYSGSVVPLF
- a CDS encoding GNAT family N-acetyltransferase, which translates into the protein MNNLKLSRIEDKDIPILEKWLNKDYIIKWYEEPEAWLYEVKERFNEFSFVSHYIVTLNDKPIGFCQYYTCLDAGEDWYGDIPLDGTYSIDYLIGEEEYLGKGFGKSIVYLLTQKIFYISNAKRIIVKPEDENKASCNTLLSNGFVYDQRNMLYLKER
- a CDS encoding methionine ABC transporter ATP-binding protein, producing MENSKPIIEIKGLTKIFYTKDKQVEALRNIELSIDKGDIFGIIGMSGAGKSTLVRCINYIEKPTSGSIIVDGKDLSKLNEKELRKVRQSMGMIFQQFNLLMQRTAEENITFPLEIAGVKKKDAKKRAKELLEIVGLADKAGSYPSQLSGGQKQRIAIARALATNPKVLLCDEATSALDPTTTRSILELLKDINRRLGITIVIITHEMSVIEQICSHVAIIDDSVIAEQGRVSEVFAHPKTLSAQRLVYPEGKKNEHFLGKRCCRIVFEGSSSFDPVISRMILECKAQVNILFADMKDIDGKAFGQLVLQLPQDDVASEQIIRYLKSQNLSVEEVIEYVG
- a CDS encoding methionine ABC transporter permease: MWDSGTITMILMGLLETIYMTFVSTFFAYIIGLPLGVLLVTSQSNGISPLPKLNKVLNFIVNIVRSVPFLILLVAVIPFTRFIIGTSIGSTATVVPLVIASAPFIARLVESSIQEVEKGVIEAAVSMGCSPFQIITKVMIPEAVPSLIMGAAIATTTILSYSAMAGFVGGGGLGDIAIRYGYHRYEYGIMIVTVAILVIIVQVSQDIGTKIAKKKDKRK